TCAAATCGTGTTGAATCTGAAACCCTTGATAAGCTGCACCATTATATTGTAACGACATTAAAATTCGCTCCATATGAATCTCCTTATCTTAAATGTTGTTAAGTCTCAACAGTATTAATAGTACTCCAATGCACATCACTGAAATTATAATCAATGTATCTTTAAATTTCCACGTCAGTACTTTATAGTATGTTCGCTGAACATTCGTATCATAACCTCTAGCTTCCATCGCATTAGCTAAATCTTCAGCGCGCTTAAATGATTGAATAAAGATTGGGATGACCAACGCTTGTACTGCTTTAAATCGTGCACTCAATGAGCCCATTGCGACATCAGCACCACGCGCCGCTTGAGCTCTTCGAATTAAATCAAGTTCGTCAATGAGTGTCGGAATAAAACGAATCGCGATAGACATCATTAACGCAATCGATTCAACGGGAATACCGATAACTTTAAGTGGTGCACATAACGATTCTATCCCTTGCGTCAATTCGATTGGACTCGTTGATAGCGTTAAAATCGTTGCAAAATACATCAATAAAATAAATCGTAATGATATAAATATTCCTTGGACTAATCCGTGAGAATAGATTGATAGAAACTTCCATGACCATAACAACTCTCCACCCTTTGTTGTGAATAAATGGACAAAGAATGCGAATAATACAATCAATAGAATAGGCTTTAACCCATTCAATACATAACTAATATTAAATTTAGCAAATAGAGTCAATATCAATGCGACAGCAATTAACACACCGTATGTCACAACAGAATTCGCAATAAAAACGATTAACATTAATAGAAAGAACGCCAAAAATTTCGCTCTTGGGTCTAAATGATGAATCACAGAATCTTGAGGAATATATTTGCCGACTAAATTATCTTTTAGCATGGCGAATCCTCCATTGCTCTATAAAGTCCTTTTCTTTTATGATGCAGTCATCGATTGAAT
Above is a window of Abyssicoccus albus DNA encoding:
- a CDS encoding energy-coupling factor transporter transmembrane component T family protein, with the protein product MLKDNLVGKYIPQDSVIHHLDPRAKFLAFFLLMLIVFIANSVVTYGVLIAVALILTLFAKFNISYVLNGLKPILLIVLFAFFVHLFTTKGGELLWSWKFLSIYSHGLVQGIFISLRFILLMYFATILTLSTSPIELTQGIESLCAPLKVIGIPVESIALMMSIAIRFIPTLIDELDLIRRAQAARGADVAMGSLSARFKAVQALVIPIFIQSFKRAEDLANAMEARGYDTNVQRTYYKVLTWKFKDTLIIISVMCIGVLLILLRLNNI